In one Halorhodospira halophila genomic region, the following are encoded:
- the queC gene encoding 7-cyano-7-deazaguanine synthase QueC produces the protein MAESRQRTPASTDEEHALVLFSGGQDSTACLAWALERFSRVETIGFAYGQRHDVELSARREVLDGLRALRPDWAARLGEDRVLDAGVLGEISDTALTREAEITYDARGLPNTFVPGRNLLFFTLAAALGHRRGIRHLVAGVCETDFSGYPDCRDDTVKSLQVTLNLGMAERLVLHTPLMWLDKAQTWALTERLGGTALVDLIVEASHTCYYGAREQRHEWGYGCGECPACRLRAEGWHRYRDSSAAP, from the coding sequence ATGGCCGAGTCCCGGCAGCGGACACCCGCCAGCACCGATGAAGAACACGCCCTGGTCCTCTTCTCCGGGGGGCAGGACTCCACGGCCTGTCTTGCCTGGGCCCTGGAGCGTTTCAGCCGCGTCGAGACCATCGGCTTCGCCTACGGGCAGCGGCACGACGTGGAACTCTCGGCCCGCCGCGAGGTTCTTGACGGCCTGCGGGCCCTGCGCCCCGATTGGGCGGCGCGCCTGGGCGAGGACCGCGTTCTCGACGCCGGCGTGCTCGGCGAGATCAGCGACACGGCGCTGACCCGCGAGGCCGAAATCACCTACGACGCGCGCGGCCTGCCCAACACCTTCGTCCCCGGCCGCAACCTGCTCTTCTTCACCCTGGCGGCGGCCCTGGGCCACCGGCGGGGCATCCGCCACCTGGTAGCCGGCGTCTGCGAAACCGACTTCTCCGGCTACCCCGACTGCCGCGACGACACCGTCAAGTCCCTGCAGGTCACCCTGAACCTGGGCATGGCCGAACGACTGGTGCTGCATACCCCCCTGATGTGGCTGGACAAGGCCCAGACTTGGGCGCTGACCGAACGACTCGGCGGAACCGCCCTGGTGGACCTGATCGTGGAGGCAAGCCACACCTGCTACTACGGCGCGCGCGAGCAGCGCCACGAGTGGGGCTACGGCTGCGGCGAATGCCCGGCCTGCCGTTTGCGCGCCGAGGGCTGGCACCGTTACCGAGACAGCAGCGCGGCGCCGTGA
- a CDS encoding PA2779 family protein, giving the protein MKRTGIKGLIVLIGLALSLGAMAPTTALAGVVGTSDVISERQAASDRDRVQEALQREDVQQALTDYGVDPAQAKERVAALSDEEARELAERIEQQPAGAGVSIGATTILLLVIIWLLVR; this is encoded by the coding sequence ATGAAGCGCACCGGTATCAAAGGTCTCATCGTCCTAATCGGGCTCGCGCTCTCGCTGGGTGCCATGGCGCCGACCACGGCGCTGGCGGGTGTGGTCGGGACCAGCGACGTGATCAGCGAGCGCCAGGCGGCATCCGACCGCGATCGCGTCCAGGAGGCCCTGCAACGCGAGGATGTCCAGCAAGCCCTGACCGACTACGGCGTTGATCCGGCGCAGGCCAAGGAGCGTGTCGCCGCGCTGAGCGATGAGGAGGCGCGGGAGCTGGCCGAGCGCATCGAGCAGCAACCGGCCGGCGCGGGCGTTTCCATCGGCGCAACCACCATCCTCCTGCTGGTCATCATCTGGCTGCTGGTCCGCTGA
- the aroC gene encoding chorismate synthase produces MSGNTFGTLFTVTTFGESHGPALGGVVDGCPPGLALTETDLQVELDRRRPGRSKHTTQRRESDQVRILSGVFEGVTTGTSIGLLIENTDQRSKDYSEIAERFRPGHADYTYQQKYGIRDYRGGGRSSARETAVRVAAGAIARRYLAQRLGIEIRGRLAQMGEIELGAEDWSAVDSNDFFCADPARIPELEALIHEVRKAGDSVGAAVEVEVRHMPPGLGEPVFDRLDADLAKALMSINAVKGVEVGAGMAAAGQRGSAHRDELTPDGFAGNQSGGVLGGISSGQDLVVRAALKPTSSMLIPGRSVDVHGQPVSVVTKGRHDPCVGIRAVPIAEAMAALVVMDHWLRHRAQNADVESGTPVLPARDRE; encoded by the coding sequence ATGTCTGGGAATACCTTCGGCACCCTGTTCACGGTTACGACCTTCGGCGAGAGCCACGGCCCGGCGCTTGGCGGCGTCGTGGATGGCTGCCCGCCGGGGCTCGCCCTTACCGAGACGGATCTGCAGGTCGAACTCGACCGGCGCCGGCCCGGGCGCTCCAAGCACACCACGCAGCGCCGCGAGAGCGATCAGGTGCGGATCCTCTCCGGGGTCTTCGAGGGGGTGACCACCGGGACGTCCATCGGGCTGCTCATCGAAAACACCGATCAGCGCTCCAAGGATTACTCGGAGATCGCCGAGCGCTTCCGGCCCGGGCACGCCGACTACACCTATCAGCAAAAGTACGGCATCCGTGACTATCGTGGCGGCGGGCGCTCCTCGGCCCGGGAGACGGCCGTCCGGGTGGCGGCCGGGGCCATCGCCCGCCGCTATCTCGCCCAGCGTCTCGGTATCGAAATCCGTGGACGGCTGGCGCAGATGGGCGAGATCGAACTTGGGGCCGAAGACTGGTCCGCCGTCGACAGCAACGATTTCTTCTGCGCTGATCCGGCGCGCATTCCGGAGCTCGAGGCGCTGATCCACGAGGTTCGCAAGGCCGGCGACTCGGTGGGTGCGGCGGTGGAGGTCGAGGTCCGCCATATGCCGCCGGGGCTCGGCGAGCCGGTCTTCGACCGGCTCGATGCCGATCTGGCCAAGGCGCTGATGTCCATTAACGCCGTCAAGGGGGTGGAGGTCGGCGCGGGTATGGCCGCCGCCGGGCAGCGGGGTAGCGCCCATCGCGATGAACTGACTCCGGACGGGTTCGCCGGCAACCAGTCCGGCGGAGTGCTCGGTGGTATCTCCAGCGGGCAGGATCTGGTGGTGCGGGCTGCGCTCAAGCCCACCTCGAGCATGCTTATTCCGGGACGCTCGGTGGACGTCCACGGCCAGCCGGTCTCGGTGGTGACCAAAGGACGCCACGATCCCTGCGTCGGGATCCGTGCCGTGCCCATTGCCGAGGCCATGGCGGCGCTGGTAGTGATGGATCACTGGCTGCGGCATCGGGCACAGAACGCCGACGTCGAGTCCGGGACCCCGGTGCTGCCCGCCCGCGACCGGGAGTGA
- the pyp gene encoding photoactive yellow protein → MEHVAFGSEDIENTLAKMDDGQLDGLAFGAIQLDGDGNILQYNAAEGDITGRDPKEVIGKNFFKDVAPCTDSPEFYGKFKEGVASGNLNTMFEYTFDYQMTPTKVKVHMKKALSGDSYWVFVKRV, encoded by the coding sequence ATGGAACACGTAGCCTTCGGTAGCGAGGACATCGAGAACACCCTCGCCAAGATGGACGACGGCCAGCTCGACGGCCTGGCCTTCGGCGCCATCCAGCTCGACGGCGACGGCAACATCCTTCAGTACAACGCCGCGGAGGGCGACATCACCGGCCGCGACCCGAAGGAGGTCATCGGCAAGAACTTCTTCAAGGACGTGGCCCCGTGCACTGACAGCCCGGAGTTCTACGGCAAGTTCAAGGAAGGGGTGGCCTCGGGCAACCTGAACACGATGTTCGAGTACACCTTCGATTACCAAATGACGCCCACGAAGGTGAAGGTGCACATGAAGAAGGCCCTCTCCGGCGACAGCTACTGGGTCTTCGTCAAGCGCGTCTAG
- the pcl gene encoding 4-coumarate--CoA ligase yields the protein MQGLNADEVLRLLRSLIPGELATGRGQRGDPPEAQDLCADSRLDAEPIRADSLDRLNLASALNRFFRLHETGVEDRLLAVRRIGDMAELIADASQHTSGLTFSTSGSTGTPQPHHHSWAALTQEAEALANALGSHPRVIAWLPVHHLYGFVFGVALPRALGSTVIESHAAPTALFREPAPDDLIATVPARWRYLFDSNHRFPGGTGISSTAALETACRNGLLQAGLDALLEVYGATEAGGIGLRWAPSEDYRLLPHWQRDADGNLQRTQPDGAAVTVAPLDRLQWRDERVFRPTGRIDDIIQIGGVNVSPGHVARRLESHEAVAACAVRSHGEGSRRRLKAFIVPARSDADPETLRQTLENWIWEHLPAVERPTDLRIGTELPRNAMGKLQDWD from the coding sequence ATGCAAGGGCTGAATGCCGATGAAGTGCTGCGGTTGCTGCGCAGCCTGATCCCCGGCGAGCTGGCCACCGGCCGCGGTCAACGGGGCGACCCGCCCGAAGCGCAGGACCTGTGCGCCGATAGCCGCCTGGATGCCGAACCAATCCGGGCGGACTCCCTGGATCGACTCAATCTAGCCAGCGCGCTCAACCGCTTCTTCCGCCTGCATGAGACCGGTGTGGAGGACCGTCTGCTGGCCGTGCGCCGGATCGGCGACATGGCCGAACTCATCGCCGACGCCAGTCAGCACACCAGCGGCCTGACCTTCTCGACCTCGGGCAGCACGGGCACCCCGCAGCCGCACCACCACAGCTGGGCGGCGCTGACCCAGGAGGCCGAGGCACTGGCCAACGCCCTGGGCAGTCACCCGCGGGTGATCGCCTGGCTGCCCGTCCACCACCTCTACGGTTTCGTCTTCGGCGTCGCCCTGCCCCGCGCGCTGGGCAGCACCGTGATCGAGAGCCACGCCGCGCCCACCGCCCTGTTCCGCGAGCCGGCACCTGACGACCTGATTGCCACCGTCCCGGCACGCTGGCGTTACCTGTTCGATAGCAATCACCGCTTCCCCGGCGGCACGGGCATCAGCTCGACCGCCGCGCTGGAGACCGCCTGCCGCAACGGGCTGTTGCAGGCCGGCCTGGACGCGCTGCTGGAGGTCTACGGCGCCACCGAGGCCGGCGGGATCGGCCTGCGCTGGGCACCCTCGGAGGACTACCGCCTGCTGCCCCACTGGCAGCGCGACGCGGACGGCAACCTCCAGCGCACTCAACCCGATGGTGCAGCGGTGACCGTGGCCCCGCTCGATCGCCTCCAGTGGCGGGACGAGCGGGTCTTCCGACCCACCGGACGCATCGATGACATCATTCAGATCGGCGGTGTGAACGTCTCTCCGGGGCACGTCGCGCGGCGCCTCGAAAGCCACGAGGCCGTTGCCGCCTGCGCGGTCCGCAGCCACGGCGAAGGCAGTCGTCGGCGCCTGAAGGCGTTCATCGTTCCCGCGCGTTCCGACGCCGATCCTGAAACGCTGCGCCAGACGCTCGAGAACTGGATCTGGGAGCACCTACCGGCGGTCGAGCGACCCACGGATCTGCGTATCGGCACCGAGCTTCCGCGCAACGCCATGGGCAAACTGCAGGACTGGGACTGA
- a CDS encoding serine aminopeptidase domain-containing protein, producing MTHPQNRLYYAHGKGTGPWGRKSSALLPVAEQAGFTVESIDFTATEDPDERVAMLLEHRPRAAGRLVLVGSSMGGYVMANAANELKADGLFLLAPAIGIPGYPAYPTPTTHHQEIVHGWRDALIPPEAVMTFAQRQRARLHLLDAEHDLNDHLPTLQHLFEDFLRRVRG from the coding sequence ATGACTCACCCCCAAAACCGTCTCTATTACGCCCACGGCAAGGGCACCGGCCCCTGGGGCCGCAAGAGTTCCGCCCTGCTGCCTGTCGCCGAGCAGGCCGGCTTCACTGTCGAGAGCATCGACTTCACGGCCACCGAGGACCCGGATGAGCGGGTAGCCATGCTGCTCGAGCACCGACCCCGGGCCGCCGGTCGGCTGGTGTTGGTCGGCTCCAGCATGGGTGGCTATGTCATGGCGAATGCGGCCAACGAGCTCAAGGCGGACGGCCTCTTCCTGCTCGCCCCGGCCATCGGCATACCGGGTTACCCGGCCTACCCGACGCCCACCACGCATCACCAGGAGATCGTCCACGGCTGGCGAGACGCGCTGATCCCGCCCGAGGCGGTGATGACCTTCGCACAGCGCCAGCGGGCCCGCCTACACCTGCTCGACGCCGAGCACGACCTCAACGACCACCTGCCGACGCTACAACACCTGTTCGAAGATTTCCTCCGACGGGTGCGCGGCTGA
- a CDS encoding type IV pilus modification PilV family protein produces MLEALVALGLLAGVAAVSLQALLGGVHGARDAAYHVRATLLAEELITRARLVAPDQRSADLAEVDAGDGGTCQPPSVGDQARGDVVDADGWRAEVACQLPQAEVSVEAGADRIRVELRWQAPHRDEASSLELSGQLLEVGP; encoded by the coding sequence ATGCTCGAGGCGCTCGTCGCCCTCGGGCTCTTGGCCGGTGTCGCGGCCGTGTCGCTCCAGGCCCTTCTGGGTGGGGTGCACGGGGCTCGTGATGCCGCGTATCACGTACGAGCCACTCTCCTCGCCGAAGAGTTGATCACCCGCGCCCGGCTGGTCGCGCCAGATCAGCGCTCGGCTGATCTGGCCGAGGTCGATGCGGGGGACGGGGGCACGTGCCAACCGCCGTCGGTCGGGGACCAGGCCCGCGGCGACGTGGTTGATGCCGACGGTTGGCGGGCCGAGGTTGCCTGCCAGCTGCCGCAGGCCGAGGTGTCGGTCGAGGCGGGCGCCGATCGCATCCGCGTCGAACTCCGCTGGCAGGCTCCCCACCGGGACGAGGCATCGTCCCTTGAGCTCTCCGGGCAACTCCTCGAGGTCGGCCCATGA
- a CDS encoding PA2778 family cysteine peptidase gives MGPAIRLQRRITPRYALMVTALLGAGLAGCAGQPLQHPEVIAEARETAELPRAVELSDTPFFPDETYYCGPAALATVLVASDVVTTGDELIDAVYLPERQGTLQNELLAAARRADRIPYVLAPDLADLLAEVAGGRPVLVLQNLALEALPHWHYAVVVGFDLDAGTVTLRSGTERRETLSLRRFERTWQRGDHWAMVIPRPGHLPRSANADDWVAAVAELERQERWEPALAGYHAATTRWPAHADAWLGLGNIRYARGEYAAAVDAYGHAIEAEDESGPAAHHNLAWALLRLDQVAEALEAARRSEAAAPDHPQYGEAVERIRLEAASGRGE, from the coding sequence ATGGGGCCCGCAATCCGGCTGCAGCGGCGGATCACCCCGCGGTACGCCCTGATGGTGACAGCGCTTCTCGGTGCCGGGCTGGCCGGCTGCGCCGGCCAGCCACTGCAGCACCCGGAGGTAATCGCCGAGGCGCGGGAGACCGCCGAGCTACCCCGCGCGGTGGAGCTGAGCGACACGCCCTTCTTCCCGGACGAGACCTACTACTGCGGCCCGGCGGCACTGGCCACGGTCTTGGTCGCCAGCGATGTGGTGACTACCGGCGATGAGCTGATCGACGCCGTCTACCTTCCCGAGCGCCAGGGCACGCTGCAGAACGAGCTGCTGGCCGCCGCCCGCCGCGCCGACCGCATCCCGTATGTCCTCGCACCGGATCTAGCCGACCTACTAGCGGAGGTAGCCGGCGGCCGCCCGGTTTTGGTCCTGCAGAACCTGGCCCTGGAGGCGTTGCCCCACTGGCATTACGCCGTGGTGGTGGGCTTTGACCTGGACGCTGGAACGGTCACCCTGCGCTCGGGGACCGAGCGACGCGAGACCCTCTCGCTGCGCCGGTTCGAGCGAACCTGGCAACGCGGCGACCATTGGGCGATGGTGATCCCGCGCCCCGGGCACCTGCCCCGCAGTGCCAACGCCGATGACTGGGTCGCCGCCGTCGCCGAGCTGGAGCGCCAGGAGCGCTGGGAGCCGGCCCTGGCCGGCTACCACGCCGCCACGACGCGCTGGCCCGCGCACGCAGACGCCTGGCTGGGCCTCGGCAACATCCGCTACGCCCGGGGGGAGTACGCCGCCGCTGTGGACGCCTATGGCCACGCTATCGAGGCGGAGGACGAGTCGGGGCCAGCGGCCCACCACAACCTGGCTTGGGCACTGCTGCGCCTGGACCAGGTCGCCGAGGCGCTGGAGGCGGCTCGCCGGAGCGAAGCGGCAGCACCCGATCATCCGCAGTACGGCGAGGCGGTCGAACGGATCCGCCTAGAGGCTGCGAGCGGCCGCGGGGAATAA
- a CDS encoding GspH/FimT family protein, with protein MYGIHPRSPRRAGQWPRGRRGLLGRLSPAFTLTELLVVLALVAGLAAVAAPRLGAGVDEVRAWAWQRELLAGLERARIEALDHDEIVTLCGGTPQSGCEAQGWDDGWILFRGEAASGQAPEPEQLLARGRGAGPGHRVAAGTGSEGFKFAPNDWWHGIAGSITLCRDGVKVAAIEVAMTGRPRPADDKRGEPCD; from the coding sequence GTGTACGGAATTCACCCTCGATCACCGCGGCGAGCGGGGCAGTGGCCCCGAGGGCGTCGAGGTCTGCTGGGGCGACTGAGCCCGGCCTTTACCCTCACCGAGCTGCTGGTGGTCCTCGCCCTGGTTGCCGGGCTGGCGGCCGTGGCAGCGCCCCGGTTGGGCGCTGGAGTGGACGAGGTCCGTGCCTGGGCCTGGCAGCGGGAGCTCCTCGCCGGGCTGGAGCGGGCCCGCATCGAGGCGCTGGACCACGACGAGATCGTCACCCTGTGCGGCGGCACCCCGCAGAGCGGGTGCGAGGCGCAGGGCTGGGATGACGGCTGGATCCTGTTCCGCGGCGAGGCCGCATCCGGCCAGGCGCCGGAACCGGAGCAGCTCCTCGCCCGGGGGCGTGGCGCCGGGCCGGGTCATCGGGTCGCGGCGGGCACCGGGTCGGAGGGGTTCAAGTTCGCGCCAAATGACTGGTGGCACGGTATCGCCGGGTCCATCACCCTTTGTCGCGACGGCGTGAAAGTGGCCGCCATCGAGGTGGCCATGACCGGCCGGCCAAGGCCGGCCGACGACAAGCGGGGTGAGCCCTGCGACTGA
- a CDS encoding type IV pilin protein gives MRRADQRVRVAGFSLVELMIVLAILAILVAIAYPFYGQYKVQADRSDATATLMDTWMALERCFIQEMDYDACTDEVPELSERGLYELGVETDADGFRLTATPAPGSPQEADEACTEFTLDHRGERGSGPEGVEVCWGD, from the coding sequence ATGAGGAGAGCGGATCAGCGCGTCCGCGTGGCTGGCTTCAGCCTGGTCGAGCTGATGATCGTCTTGGCCATCTTGGCCATCCTGGTGGCGATCGCCTACCCCTTCTACGGCCAGTACAAGGTGCAGGCGGACCGTAGCGACGCCACCGCCACCTTGATGGATACCTGGATGGCGCTGGAGCGCTGTTTCATCCAGGAGATGGACTACGACGCGTGTACGGATGAGGTCCCGGAGTTGTCCGAGCGGGGCCTTTATGAGCTGGGGGTCGAGACCGACGCCGATGGCTTTCGCCTGACTGCCACACCGGCGCCGGGAAGTCCGCAGGAGGCGGATGAGGCGTGTACGGAATTCACCCTCGATCACCGCGGCGAGCGGGGCAGTGGCCCCGAGGGCGTCGAGGTCTGCTGGGGCGACTGA
- a CDS encoding HAL/PAL/TAL family ammonia-lyase yields the protein MAAVDLAGGLSAADIEGIGHGSSSATVLAAGWERLRAAEGYLQRLVDERRLVYGVTTGYGPLATSRIDPSASRTLQRNLVYHLCSGVGDPLSRCHTRATLAARIASVTRGHSGVTPAVVERLLGWLEQDVIPEVPAIGTVGASGDLTPLAHVARALMGEGRVSVHGGAWEPADAAQRRLGWEPWTLDGKDAIALVNGTSTTAGISAVTGAGAERAAGICAVLGMLYAELLGGHAEAFQPAIGAARPHPGQMRAHAWLTALAEDSRRLQPWPGVPPRLDEEQGAVLPDQPLPQDPYSIRCLPQALGAVLDSITFHNQTVASELDAASDNPLLFPEEGRVLHGGNFFGQHLAFAADALNNALVQLAVHSERRINRITDPVRSGFPAFMQPRQTGLHSGFMGAQVTASALVAEMRTGAHPASIQSVPTNADNQDIVPMSTRAARQAATNLDHLQRILAIEALVLAQALELTDRTGFSHSARQTLAWVRELAPPLEADRPLAEEIAAVADALATPHRAQRLVAGLPGAPPGPAS from the coding sequence ATGGCTGCAGTGGATCTGGCCGGTGGCCTGAGCGCCGCCGATATCGAGGGTATCGGACACGGCAGCAGCTCAGCCACGGTCTTAGCGGCCGGCTGGGAACGCTTGCGTGCCGCTGAGGGCTACCTCCAGCGCCTCGTGGACGAACGCCGGCTGGTCTACGGTGTCACCACCGGCTACGGACCGCTGGCCACCAGCCGGATCGACCCCTCCGCCTCGCGCACCCTGCAGCGCAACCTGGTCTACCACCTGTGCAGCGGCGTCGGCGATCCGCTCTCCCGTTGCCACACCCGCGCCACGCTGGCCGCGCGCATTGCCAGTGTCACCCGCGGACACTCCGGGGTCACGCCGGCGGTTGTGGAGCGCCTGCTGGGGTGGCTGGAGCAGGACGTGATCCCGGAAGTGCCGGCCATCGGGACCGTCGGCGCCAGCGGCGACCTGACCCCGCTGGCCCACGTGGCGCGGGCCCTGATGGGGGAGGGCCGGGTGAGCGTCCACGGCGGCGCCTGGGAGCCTGCTGACGCCGCCCAGCGCCGCCTGGGCTGGGAACCGTGGACCCTGGACGGCAAGGACGCCATCGCCCTGGTCAACGGCACCTCGACCACCGCCGGCATCAGTGCCGTCACCGGCGCGGGCGCCGAGCGGGCGGCCGGGATCTGTGCGGTACTGGGCATGCTCTACGCCGAGTTGCTTGGCGGCCATGCCGAGGCCTTCCAGCCGGCCATCGGCGCCGCCCGCCCTCACCCTGGCCAGATGCGGGCCCACGCCTGGCTCACCGCCCTGGCCGAGGACAGCCGGCGCCTGCAGCCGTGGCCCGGCGTGCCACCCCGGCTGGATGAAGAGCAAGGCGCCGTCCTGCCCGACCAGCCGCTGCCCCAGGACCCCTACTCGATCCGCTGCCTGCCTCAGGCGCTGGGCGCGGTGCTGGACAGCATCACCTTCCACAACCAGACCGTGGCCAGCGAGCTGGATGCGGCCAGCGACAACCCGCTGCTCTTCCCCGAGGAGGGGCGCGTGCTGCATGGCGGCAATTTCTTTGGCCAGCACCTGGCCTTTGCCGCCGACGCCCTGAACAACGCCCTGGTCCAACTGGCCGTGCACAGTGAACGGCGCATCAACCGCATCACCGACCCGGTGCGCAGCGGCTTCCCGGCCTTCATGCAGCCCCGCCAGACCGGTCTGCACAGCGGCTTTATGGGCGCCCAGGTGACGGCGTCGGCCCTGGTCGCGGAGATGCGCACCGGCGCCCACCCGGCCTCGATCCAGTCAGTGCCGACCAACGCCGACAACCAGGACATCGTCCCCATGAGCACCCGCGCCGCCCGCCAGGCGGCCACCAACCTGGACCACCTGCAGCGGATCCTGGCCATCGAGGCGCTGGTCCTGGCCCAGGCCCTGGAACTGACCGACAGGACCGGTTTCAGCCACAGCGCGCGTCAGACCCTGGCGTGGGTCCGCGAACTGGCGCCGCCATTGGAGGCGGACCGCCCGCTGGCCGAGGAGATCGCCGCAGTCGCCGACGCCCTGGCCACGCCCCACCGGGCCCAACGCCTGGTCGCCGGGCTGCCGGGCGCCCCCCCGGGCCCGGCCTCCTGA
- a CDS encoding CobW family GTP-binding protein, producing MQSPAPANLITGFLGVGKTTAIRHLLAEARPAGERWAVLVNEFGDVGVDATRFEDDAAIEELPGGCLCCTLGAPFRIALARLLRRSRPSRLLIEPTGLGHPARILDLLREFEQQGAISLRATLTLIDPRQLDDPRVAGHDAFLDQAQLADVLVAHKTDLCSAGERATFQAWARSLYPPKQRIEEAAHGCIDPAWLDESAGRAGPAGSAAAPHHAGHHDHHADRAATPEPGRPVRAEQAGGAAAACGWIFHPDDAFDRQALLRALETLRGSQRVKGVVRTGRDWLRVDVDADGVRMEATAWRGESRLEIIGPADGISWAATEQALLAARRDAGE from the coding sequence ATGCAGAGTCCCGCCCCCGCCAATCTGATCACTGGCTTCCTGGGCGTCGGCAAGACAACGGCCATCCGGCACCTGCTCGCCGAGGCCCGCCCTGCCGGCGAGCGCTGGGCCGTGCTCGTCAACGAATTCGGCGATGTCGGTGTCGACGCCACACGATTCGAGGACGACGCGGCCATCGAAGAACTGCCCGGCGGCTGCCTGTGCTGCACACTCGGGGCGCCCTTCCGGATCGCCCTGGCCCGCCTGCTGCGCCGCAGCCGTCCGTCCCGGCTGCTGATCGAGCCGACCGGACTCGGCCATCCGGCGCGCATCCTCGACCTGCTCCGCGAATTCGAGCAGCAGGGCGCTATCTCGCTGCGCGCCACGCTGACCCTGATCGACCCGCGCCAACTCGATGATCCGCGGGTCGCCGGGCACGACGCATTCCTGGATCAGGCGCAGCTGGCCGATGTGCTGGTTGCCCACAAGACCGACCTGTGCAGCGCCGGCGAGCGCGCAACCTTCCAGGCCTGGGCCCGATCGCTGTATCCACCCAAGCAGCGCATCGAGGAGGCCGCCCACGGCTGCATCGATCCGGCTTGGCTGGACGAGTCAGCTGGCCGTGCCGGCCCCGCAGGCAGCGCGGCAGCGCCTCACCACGCCGGGCACCACGACCACCACGCCGACCGTGCCGCCACCCCCGAACCGGGCCGCCCGGTGCGCGCCGAGCAGGCTGGCGGCGCCGCTGCGGCCTGCGGGTGGATCTTCCACCCCGACGACGCCTTCGACCGCCAGGCCCTGCTCCGGGCCCTTGAGACCCTTCGCGGCTCCCAGCGCGTCAAGGGCGTCGTGCGCACCGGCCGCGACTGGCTGCGCGTGGATGTCGACGCCGATGGGGTCCGGATGGAAGCCACCGCCTGGCGCGGCGAAAGCCGGCTGGAGATCATTGGCCCGGCCGACGGGATCAGCTGGGCCGCCACCGAGCAGGCCCTGCTGGCAGCCCGCCGGGACGCCGGCGAGTGA
- a CDS encoding prepilin-type N-terminal cleavage/methylation domain-containing protein, protein MTGRAYGVTLVELLVALAVAAVALLAAVQILGSALRASATVEDLGRVADKGAVLRQVLDGEVALAGEVPCGGRTPLYRGEGAAGEVIGAQLDPPGLRADEGELTWVRGKEAPRSVATGYDAIEVAAPEAQIELDEPAEEALGSLPAKVLVGNAEGLFLLEAEAQDGAKDLTLDGLGEDHDLPERGVAWVPWWPEEESAEDDDASPVQVRRLRWSDGGGVDGVPTLNLGRGEGAPQPILRGVEALEMGFAECPGADDPAQVPDHPGPFQRAEEVEDWLRVCAVRFTARIRTGGQRGATGAEQVQTVTVPIHGRLP, encoded by the coding sequence ATGACCGGGCGTGCCTATGGCGTGACCTTGGTCGAGCTGCTGGTGGCGCTGGCCGTGGCGGCGGTGGCGCTGCTCGCGGCGGTGCAGATCCTCGGCAGCGCGCTGCGGGCCAGCGCCACCGTGGAGGACCTGGGGCGGGTGGCGGATAAGGGCGCGGTGTTGCGTCAGGTCCTCGATGGCGAAGTCGCGCTGGCCGGGGAGGTCCCCTGCGGTGGCCGGACCCCGCTGTATCGAGGCGAGGGCGCGGCCGGCGAGGTGATCGGGGCCCAGCTCGATCCGCCGGGTCTGCGCGCCGATGAAGGCGAGCTGACCTGGGTGCGCGGTAAGGAGGCGCCGCGGAGCGTGGCGACCGGCTACGATGCCATCGAGGTAGCGGCCCCGGAGGCGCAAATCGAGCTGGATGAGCCGGCCGAGGAGGCGTTGGGAAGCCTGCCGGCCAAGGTCCTGGTCGGTAATGCCGAGGGCCTGTTCCTGCTCGAGGCCGAGGCGCAGGATGGCGCCAAGGATCTCACCCTGGACGGGCTGGGCGAGGACCACGACCTGCCCGAGCGCGGGGTGGCGTGGGTCCCCTGGTGGCCGGAGGAGGAGTCCGCGGAGGACGACGATGCGTCGCCCGTCCAGGTGCGGCGGTTGCGGTGGTCGGATGGCGGAGGCGTCGATGGGGTGCCGACCCTGAACCTCGGCCGTGGCGAGGGGGCTCCGCAGCCGATCCTGCGCGGGGTCGAGGCGCTGGAGATGGGCTTCGCCGAGTGCCCGGGGGCCGACGACCCGGCCCAGGTCCCGGATCATCCAGGGCCTTTCCAGCGCGCGGAGGAGGTGGAGGATTGGCTGCGGGTGTGTGCCGTGCGCTTTACGGCACGCATCCGCACCGGTGGCCAGCGGGGTGCGACCGGCGCGGAGCAGGTCCAGACGGTGACGGTGCCGATCCACGGGAGGCTGCCTTGA